The following proteins come from a genomic window of Gordonia westfalica:
- a CDS encoding PIG-L deacetylase family protein: protein MSNLKPFPTDWRTALVLVAHPDDPEYGMAAAVARWTDEGRRVVYALASSGERGIEGMPPAECGPLREAEQRASASIVGVDEVEFWGFPDSDIHNTPELRAKIAETVERIAPQVILSLYGGPEWAPGQPNQRDHMEFAAAVLDAYDALAAGSGQVPAWLFENGPAATHSVDVDAQFEVAVRSLAAHDRYLSVLDPDTPVLDQARAQIDRTTAPRDGADGVRTVGFELKRGPGNL, encoded by the coding sequence ATGAGCAACCTGAAGCCCTTTCCCACGGATTGGCGGACCGCACTGGTCCTCGTCGCCCATCCCGACGACCCGGAGTACGGGATGGCCGCGGCGGTCGCACGATGGACCGACGAGGGCAGGCGCGTGGTGTACGCCCTCGCTTCCAGCGGCGAACGCGGCATCGAGGGAATGCCACCGGCCGAGTGCGGACCGCTGCGCGAGGCCGAGCAGCGCGCGTCGGCCTCGATCGTCGGTGTCGACGAGGTGGAGTTCTGGGGGTTCCCCGACAGCGACATCCACAACACCCCCGAACTCCGTGCGAAGATCGCCGAAACCGTCGAACGCATCGCTCCGCAGGTGATCCTGTCGCTGTACGGCGGGCCGGAGTGGGCACCCGGCCAGCCGAATCAACGCGATCACATGGAGTTCGCCGCCGCAGTCCTCGACGCCTACGACGCCCTGGCCGCCGGTTCCGGGCAGGTCCCGGCCTGGTTGTTCGAGAACGGTCCGGCGGCAACGCATTCGGTCGACGTCGACGCGCAGTTCGAGGTGGCCGTGCGGTCCCTCGCCGCGCACGACCGCTACCTGTCGGTCCTCGACCCGGACACCCCGGTCCTCGACCAGGCACGCGCGCAGATCGACCGGACGACCGCACCCCGGGACGGCGCCGACGGTGTGCGCACGGTGGGCTTCGAACTCAAACGTGGTCCCGGCAACTTGTGA